From a region of the Candidatus Brocadia sp. genome:
- a CDS encoding type II toxin-antitoxin system MqsA family antitoxin, whose translation MVKEYKYSDCFYCGGAVAEQLTHREIRWKGKLFIFENVPVGVCTQCGEKVIKPAVAKAIDQLLQEEKKPTKIIQVPVYQYESNIV comes from the coding sequence ATGGTAAAGGAATATAAATACAGTGATTGTTTCTATTGCGGGGGGGCTGTCGCGGAACAACTCACGCATCGTGAAATTAGATGGAAGGGAAAGTTATTCATTTTTGAGAATGTTCCTGTGGGTGTTTGTACACAGTGTGGAGAAAAAGTGATAAAACCAGCAGTAGCTAAGGCCATTGATCAGCTTCTACAAGAGGAAAAGAAACCAACAAAAATTATTCAGGTTCCTGTCTATCAATATGAATCAAATATTGTCTAA
- a CDS encoding DUF4258 domain-containing protein — protein MSIAPDFIRNGIEKQTYEISLHADDERIADGLTISELEFALSQGKILEQYPNDPRGESCLTVGFTHDGIPVHVVCGKSPSGHLILVTVYIPTMPK, from the coding sequence ATGAGTATAGCACCTGATTTTATTCGCAATGGAATTGAAAAGCAGACCTATGAAATATCACTTCACGCAGATGACGAACGAATTGCAGATGGTTTAACCATTTCTGAATTGGAATTTGCTTTATCACAGGGTAAAATATTAGAACAATATCCAAATGACCCTCGTGGTGAAAGTTGTCTGACAGTTGGATTTACCCATGATGGAATACCAGTTCATGTTGTTTGTGGGAAGAGTCCTTCTGGACATTTGATTCTCGTTACCGTTTATATCCCAACTATGCCAAAATAG
- a CDS encoding type II toxin-antitoxin system PemK/MazF family toxin, translating to MARILRGDIRWADLNPVRGREQAGLRPVLILSQDIFNERSGTVIAVALTSQPQKAGFPLTLELKTTNLPKRSWAKISQIRTLSVERIGKIIGRVSPEEMEQVVDGLNEIIGA from the coding sequence ATGGCCCGAATACTGAGGGGCGACATTAGATGGGCTGATTTAAACCCCGTACGTGGCCGTGAGCAAGCAGGCTTACGGCCTGTTTTAATTTTAAGCCAGGATATATTCAATGAACGATCAGGGACAGTTATTGCCGTAGCTCTAACCAGTCAGCCTCAGAAGGCGGGATTTCCCCTCACCCTTGAATTAAAAACCACAAATTTACCCAAACGGTCATGGGCAAAAATAAGCCAGATTCGGACGCTTTCCGTTGAGAGAATTGGAAAAATAATCGGAAGGGTTTCTCCTGAGGAAATGGAACAGGTAGTTGACGGACTGAATGAGATAATAGGGGCATAA
- a CDS encoding ribbon-helix-helix domain-containing protein, with protein MRKTKIAITLDEQFIEDIDRLVSEHVFQNRSQAIQEAVEEKLKRLKRTRLAKECAKLDIPFEKAMAEEGLTEDLNQWPEY; from the coding sequence ATGAGAAAAACAAAAATTGCCATTACATTAGACGAACAATTTATTGAAGACATAGATAGGCTCGTTAGTGAGCATGTTTTTCAAAACCGCAGTCAGGCAATACAGGAAGCAGTAGAAGAGAAACTGAAACGTCTTAAACGCACTCGTTTGGCTAAAGAATGCGCCAAGCTCGACATACCCTTTGAAAAAGCAATGGCGGAGGAAGGTTTAACTGAGGATTTGAACCAATGGCCCGAATACTGA